The genomic stretch GTACTCGCGGTCAGCCTCAATCTCGGCCTGCTGGGCCCCGGCCACGTCCGGCTCTTCGGTGCCCGTAACGTCAGCAAAACGCTTATCCGCCAGCTGGGCCTGCACGGCTGCGACGGCCTTGTCATGTTCGCTGATGGCCGCTTCTGCCTGGGCGAGCGCCTCGGCCGCCAGGAATCCGGCGCGTGCTTGACCAGCGTCCAGACCAGCCGCATCGAGAGCCTCGTGCGCCTGCACGCGCGCCGTGTCGTAGGCGCGGGCACGTTCACCAATGAGCTGCCCGCGTGCCCGCAGTTCGCTCAGCTCCGACTCTTTTGCAAGCAGATCGGCGCGAAGCGCCGCCACGGACTCATGGCTGCCACGTGCCTGTGCGACGGCGGCCGAATCGTCTGCCAAACTCTTCGCGGCGATCGCGTTTCGCTCGTTGAGCGCTCTGAGGTCTTGTTGCAGCTGTGCAAGCTGCTTTTCGCGTTGCTGGTGAGCACGTTCACGCTCGACCCGTTGACCGAGCAGCTTGGTCTCGAGTTTTTTCGCGGCCTGCGCTGAGGCGAGCTGCTGGGATGCGGTGTCAATCTGCTGGTCGACGTCGGCCAGCTCGGCCGAGCCAGTCACGTTGCGAAGCTCTTCTTCGTTGCCCTTGAGCTTGGCATGATCGTTTGCGGCTACCTCGAGCTCCTTGGCCAGCGGCGCGAGTGCTTCTTCTGCGGCCTGCACGTCAGCGAGCGTGGCAGACTCGGCACCCGGCGTAGCCGGGTGTGGATGCGACACCGAACCACAAACAGGGCACGGTTCGTTTTCCACAAGTTCCTCGGCAAGGTTCGCCGCGGTCGACTCCCGCCACAGATCAGTCAGAGCGCGCACGCGAACAAGCTGCTCGCGGTGTTGACTATCGGCGCGTTCGTGGCGCTCGCGAGCCTTGGCCACCTGGTCGCTTACACGCGCCAAATTTTCCAGCTGGGTGCGCAAGGCTTGCAACGTGTTCAACTCGGCCTCGCGGGCGGGTGCCGTCTCGCCGTCAGCACGAGCAGCGGCCACCTGCTTATCCAATACGGCAAGCTGCTCGGGAAAGGCCTCTAGTTCGCGGTTGAGTTTTGCAATATCCTGACCGAGCTTGTCGGCGTCGGTGGTGAGCGCGGCGAGTTCGGCACGACGCCGCTCGAGGCCCTCTTCGAGCACGACGACGGCGTCCAACGCCCCCGCCTTCTTCGTCAGCTTGCCGATCTCGGTGCCGGTTGTCGTGACAAGTTCGTCGGCAAGCACGGCGAGGCGATCCACGTTGCCGGCCTCGATCGCCGCTACAAGATCCCCGGCACCATCGGGCAATCCCGTGGTGGCAGACTCAAGCGCTGCGCGAGCCGCGTCTGCCGAGTCGAGCCTGTCGACGGCGGTGGCCACTTTGTGATGCAGGGCCACACGCTCGCGAAGCTCGCTGATGTTGTCAGCCTGCGCGGAAAGCTCGTCACGCCGAGCCTTCAGCGTGGCAAGATCGGTCAGGGCGCGCCGGAGCTCCTCAGCTTTCTGACGCTTTTGTACAGCGCTGTCATAGGTTTGTTTCGCCTTGGTAGCAAGCGTTTTCGCCGCCGCGCTCTGCCCAGCGAGCTCGGCATCTGCCTTGGCAATAAACGTGAGCGGAGTGTCGTCGTCAACGTCCGTAAAAGCTAGATTTTCGACGTCGAACTTCTCGGCAAGCCCGTCAATGTCACACCAGGCGTGTAAGGCCCGTTCGGCCTCGGCTTGTGCCGCGGTGACGTCAGCTTGCGCGGCGTCGGCGGCCTTCTTGAGCTCGAGAGCAAACGTCCGGTAATCCTCGGTATCAAACAGGGTTTCAAGCAGTGCGGAACGCTCTGTGGAACTGAGCCGCAAAAACTGGGCGAACTGTCCTTGCGGCAGCACGATAGTTTGCACGAATTGTTTCCTGGTCAGGCTCAGTAGCGGGCTGAGGGCCTCGCCGACGTCGCGTGCACCGGAAGCGATGTGTTCGCCGGCAGGATCGTCGTCGCCCAACACCGCCTCGGAAAGCCGCCATAGATTCGCTGTGCTCGCAACGGGTGTGGTGCCTTCGCCGCGCTTCTTTTTGCGCTGCCAGGCCGGGCTACGCCGGACTCGATAAATACCAGAAGGCAGAGTGAAAATGAGGTCGGCGTAAGATTCCGTGCGATCATCGGCATAGGCGGAACGAATGCGCGAGTCGTCAGATTCGTCGCCGGCCACTTTCCCGTAGAGCGCAAAAACAATCGCATCAATAATGGATGATTTGCCGGCGCCGGTTGGCCCATCGAACAGGAACAGGCCACTGGCCATCAGCTCATCAAAGTTAATGAGGTGCTTACCAGGAAATGGCCCTAACGCGCTGAACTCTAACCTACGAAACTGCATGAGCCTGCCTTACTGCATCCCACGTGTCCGCGATCAGGGAAAGTTCGACCTCGGTGAGCTTGCGCCCGCCCGATGTTTCAAAAAATTCGCGTAGCACGGCAAGCGGTTCGCTACGGATCGCTTCGAGCTCTGCCAGCGAGACGGCGGTCGAATCGGTCAAATGCTGATGTTCGAGCACGTGCGGAAAATGCCGCGTGAGTTTCGCAAACAGGTCGGCTGGCCGGTCCGGATCGGTGACGATCACGCGTAAGAAATGATCGCGGTAGTCGGCGAACTTATCGGACAGGAGCTCCTCGAGCGTGCCGGTGATCGTGGCCAGCTTGCGGTACACAGGAGCTGGAATCAATTCGATAGGATCCTTGGCCTGAGTATCCACAATCACCGACGACTTGCGATGGTTCTGCTCCGAAAATGAAAACGCAATCGGCGAGCCCGAATAGCGGATGAGCGGCTGGCCATCTGCACGGTTCGGGCCGCCCACGCGCTGCGGGCCATGCAGGTGACCAAGCGCAACATAGTCGATACCCGGTATGTCAAACAGCGACGCCGGTATCTGCCCCGCACCGCCCACCGTGATGTCACGTTCAGAATCGGATTCTTCCGCGCCAACCACGAAGGCGTGCGCCATGACGATGCCATAGGGGCGCTTCTGGCCGCCGCCATTAGTCCGCGCAGCCAGATCCGTGCGAATGTTGTCGAGCACTTTACCCACCACCGCGGTGTGGCTGCGCTCGAGCGGTTCGGCCGGATCGTCGGCAAGCCGGGCGCGTTCGGCGTCGGGATCCAAATAGGGGATGGGATAGACGTAGGCACCCGGATTGCCTTCTGAATCCGGGATCACCACCGGAATGTGTGCTCGGCGGGAATCAGTATAAAAGTGCAGGCCCGGGCGCATGAGATTGGCACCAAATCCCAAGCGCTGCGGCGAATCGTGATTGCCGGAAATAATAATGACGCGCGTGTGCTCACAGGCCCTCGCGAGCGTGTCGGATAGCAGCTCCACCATGTCAACCGGCGGAATGCCGCGGTCATACACGTCGCCAGAAATAAGCAGCGCGTCGATGTCCTGCGTGGCTACAAGTTCCACCACGTGATCAGTCCACGCTTCAAACGCGGGCGTCAGATCGGCCCCGTGCAGTCGCCTGCCCAGGTGCCAATCCGAGGTGTGAAGGAATCTCATGCGTCGTCGTCGCGAACAGAGTCAAGAATCTCGAGCGCCGCGCTGTGCAGGCGCCCGTTGGACGCAATCGCGTTGCCACCCCACGGGCCGTCCGTGCCATCGAGCGACGTGAACCTACCGCCGGCCTCCGTAACGATCGGAACGAGTGCGGCCATGTCGTACAGTTCCAGCTCCGGTTCGGCCGCCACGTCAACGGCACCCTCTGCTACGAGCATGTACGACCAGAAATCACCGTAGGCGCGTGTACGCCAGCAGCTTTGTGCCAAGCGCATGAAACCGCGCAGCTGATTGCGCTGGCTCCATCCGCCCAGCGAGGAATAGGAAAACGAGGCGTCTTCAATCTTGTGAACGTTCGACACGCTGAGGCGGCGCGCACTCGTGGCCGACCTGCCGTTATAGGCGCCCAGTCCCTTGGCCGCATACCAGCGCTGTTTAAGTGCGGGCGCGGAGACGATACCAAGCACGATCTCGCCCTTTTCCTCCAACGCGATCAGCGTGGCCCACACGGGCACGCCACGCACAAAGTTCTTCGTGCCGTCAATCGGGTCGATGATCCACCGCCGCCCGGACACGCCAGTTTCGCCTTCCTCTTCCCCGAGGATCGCATCGCGTGAGCGGAACTGGCCGAGCATGTCACGAATGAGCCGTTCAGCGCCGCGATCGGCGTCCGATACGGGGCTCATGTCTGGTTTTGTTTCAACGGTGAGATCGGCTGCGCGGAAGCGCTGCATCGTGAAGACGTCAACGCGGTCGGCGATCCCGAGCGCGACTTGCAGATCATCAGAGTAGCGTGGAATGTTCATGTCTCCAGCATAGACGGCTTTTTACGCCCAGTCCGGTTCCATCGCCGTGCGGGAGGCGAGTAGCCTACGAAACGAGTCGACGCGTGCGCGTAACCGGCCGTCGCTCGCCTGGGCGAGTGCGTCGTCGAACGCGCAGTCGATCGAGGCGTCCGCGTGTTCGCAGCCGCGCGGGCAGTCATCTGCGATCTCTTGCAGGTCAGGGAAGCCGCGGAGGAGATCTTCGGGCTCCACGTGGGCGAGGCCAAACGTGCGCACGCCCGGAGTATCGATAACCACGCCGCCTTCGGCAAGCGGGAAGGCCATTGCGGAGGTCGAGGTGTGCCGCCCGCGGCCGGTGACTTCGTTGACATCTCCGGTTGCCCGGTCAGCAGCGGGCACGAGTTCGTTGATCAGGGTGGATTTGCCCACCCCGGAATGGCCGACGAGCACGGACACGTGACCTTCGAGCGCCTGCGCGATCTCGGTGATCTCCGCCGTGCCAGCCACCTCATCAATCGCCGAGGTATAGATGTCCAGATCGAGCGGGGCGTAGAGGTCTTGCAAAGTGCTCGGATCGCCGAGGTCTTCTTTGGTCAGTAGCAGGATCGGGGTCATGCCGGCGTCGTAGGCAGCCACCAAGAGCCGGTCGATCATGCCCGGCCGCGGTTCTGGCTGCGCGATCGCCGTGACGATGACGAGCTGGTCAGCGTTCGCCACGATCACCCGTTCCGTTCCGGCAGCCTCGGTTTCTTCCGCCGAGCGCCGCAGGGCAGTACGCCGCTCGTCAACTTCGGTAATCCGCGCTAGCGTGTCCTTTCTGCCAGACAGATCGCCCGTCATCGCCACCACATCGCCGACGACGATCGCCCCGCGCGGCAACTCTTTCGCCTTCACGGCCGTCACCTTCGTGCCGTCGTCGAGCATTGTGACGTGATAGCGACCACGATCAACACGGAAGACGCGTCCGCGGCGGGCGTTCGAATAATCGGGCCGGATTTTCGTGCGGGGGCGCGAGCGTTTGCCCGGCCGCACGCGCACCCGCGGATCGTCGGTGCCGATGTCACGCCTCATGGTCGCAAGCTTCCCCAAAGGCGGCCGTCCACATGTTCGCAAACCCGGGCAGGGTTTTCGCCGTCGTGTCAATGTTGGTCACGCGTATCCCCGGGATACGCAGGCCGAGGATTGCGCCGAAGGTGGCCATGCGATGGTCGTCGTAAGACTCAATGACGGCGGCCCGGGTGGGCGTGCCCGTAATGACGAGGTCGTCGCCTTCTTCGCGAGCTGGCACTCCGACCTTGCCCAGTTCGGTGACGATGGCAGCCAGACGGTTGGTTTCGTGCCCGCGCAACTGGCCGATATTGCGTAGTCGGGAGGTGCCGGGTGCGAACGCGGCGACTGCGGCCACGGTCGGTACGAGCTCACCGACGTCGTTCATGTCGGCATCGTAGGGCACAAGCTGTTGCGGTCCAGTGACACTCAGAACGCCGTCGTCGAGCGATACGTGCCCGCCCATATCGGCGAAAATCTGCCGGTACGCATCCCCTGGTTGCGTGGTGTGTTCTGGCCAGCGGGGGACTGATACGCTGCCGCCGGTGACCATCGCGGCAGCAAGGAAAGCCCCCGCGTTTGATAGGTCCGGCTCGATCGTGACGTCCGGGAGGCGCGGAATCCCCGGCGTGACGATCCACCGGGTAGGTTCGGCGACGACGTCGATCCCCGCTTCGCGTAACACTGTGACGGTCATGTCGATGTGCGGCTGGGACGGTAGCGTGCCGCCCACGTGGCGCAGGTCGAGACCGCGAGTCATGCGTGGTGCGGCCAGCAGGAGCGCCGACACAAATTGGGACGACGCCGAAGCGTCAATCTCGAGCTGCCCGCCACTGACCTCGCCGGTGCCGCGGACCGTGATCGGAAGGACTGGCGCGCCGTCGTAGCTCGCCGCATCCACCTGCACACCAAGATCGCGCAACGCGCCCACAATTGCGCTCATCGGACGCACGCGGGCCGCAGGGTCGCCGTCGAACGTCACCGGCTCGCTGGCAAAGGCAGCAAGCGGCGGGATGAAACGCATGACTGTGCCAGCCAGCCCGCAGTCAACACGGCCGCCGCGAAACGCGCCGGGATGCACGGTCCATACCGTGTCGTCGTCGGAGCGTTCTATCGCGGCACCGAGTGCCTCGAGTGCGCCTGCCATGAGCTCGGTGTCGCGCGCCACGAGCGGATGATGGATGGTCGTCGGCTTATCGCCGAGCGCGGCGAGCACCAAGTATCTGTTAGTTAGTGATTTGGAACCGGGAAGTTCAACGGTTGCGGTAACGGTCTCACAGTGCGGAGCAGCCCACGTCACCGCCGCTCACCTGTGTGAACTCGCTCGGATACCGCTTCGGACGCGTTCTTTGCGATCTGCTGGGCGCGCCAACCAAGCGACGGCTTACCACCACGATCTTGGGACGCGATGAACGCTCCGCCGATCAGCCCGGCAGCCGAAATGAGCGCGGAAATCGAATCCCGCCGTTCGCGCCCTTCTTGAGTCCAAAACGGATTGCGAGCCAGCGAAATCGGAGCGTACATTGCCCCGAGTGCCAGAGCGGATGTGCGCGGCATTTTCCCGCGCGCAAGGCACAGCCCTGCAACAGTGAACGCCACGCCGGTGGCACGGGTGACGAGGTCGATTGAGGTCTTACTTGGTAGCGGCATGCCCACGGCGTCGAACGCTCGGTTGGCCGCTTCGCGGTGCTCTTCAGGATTCATGACGGCGTCAAGCCCGGAGGCGATGAACGGTGCGGCCAGCAAAGGGCGAGCGAGGGCAGTAATCATGTGCTTCTCCGATCCGGCAGGGTTTACGTGTGGTCGTTCACAGTCTACTGAAATATCGACGCCGGGATGCGCGTGAACCAGACCCCAGCCGTTTCCCGTTCCCACAGCATCGCCACGTCGCCATCGTCAAGCGCGGCTAGTGCCTGGTAGCCGTGGTGGCGCGGATTGATCGCACGTTCCACCCAGCGGCCATCGTCGAGTCGGTACACCGTGCCACAGCCCCGGTAGGGAAGCATGCGGGAGGCGTTCGCGAACACGAGCGCGCCGTCCGAGGTGACGGTGGCGGCGGGCTGGCAGAAAATTTCCCGCAACTGCGGATCTTCCACCACCTCAGCCCACGTATTGCCTGAATCGGTGGAGTATGTGCGCAGCACTCGCGGATGTTGGGAGCGGGAGAACATCTCTAGCCGCCCGCCCATCTCGACCAGCGCTGATTCCGTCATCGTCAGGCTCGGATCGGTAAACGTGCGCGGGTCTACGTGTTCTCCTGCCACGAGCCGGTCATCATTTGGCGACGGCCCGCGTTGCCAGGTGGCGCCGTCGTCGTCTGATAACAGCGTGGCCGCCGAGTGCTGCGTGCCATCTTCGGTCGAAAAGTAGCACGCCACAACCAGCCTGCCCGAAGCAAGCCGGATGCCGTTGCCTGGGCCTATCCCCAAAAAGGTCATCCACGGCTCTTTCACCTGGTCGGTGATCAGCCGCATGGGCGACCAGGTGGCGCCGTCGTCATCGGAGCTCCACACCCCAATATGCGCCGTCTTGTAGGCGAGCAGTTCGCTGTCGATGAGCACGTTTCCAGCAGGGGCTTCGTTCTTGGTGAGCGCCCCATCGGGGGAGACCTCCCAGTCGGTCGGGTTGCCGTCGGCATCGACGACGCCGGTGGGTGCGGCCGGCCACCTTCCCGGCAGGAAGTACTGCGTGCCGGCTGAGTCATGCAGCCACACGCCGCGCTCATCCATACCCGGGCCGGGGCGGGCGTTGAGCAGGCCCGTGTGTGCGGCGTAAAAATCGGCTAGCACGTGGATCGTGCCCGTGGAATCTTCCACGGCTGCCGCATCTGTGACAGCGACGCCGTCCGTGCCCTCACCCGGGAAACTCGCCACAACCTGCACAGGCTGCCAGGTAGCGCCGTCGTCGAACGAGCGGCGCAACACCAGATCGGTAGCGTTCGGGGCATCGTTGGGAAGGTCACGGCGGCGGTCGGCAAACGCAAGTAGGGTGCCGCGGCTCGTGCGGGTGAGCGCCGGGATCCGGTGGAAAGCTCCCGTGGGATAGGCATCAAAAACAGGCACCTGTGAAAGTGTAGGGCGACCAGCGAGCAACGCGATCTGCTGATCGGACAGCGGGCGGTAGATTCCGCCGCCGCCCACTTCACCCATGAGCCGGTGGCCGGCCAAATCCTGGCCGATGGCGAGCGCGGTGAACGCGGGCGCGGTGCCCGGTTCGTGGGCGTGCAGCCAGCCGTCCACCCAGATCTGAATGGCGCCGCGGGTGAAGGCCAGTGCCAGGTGATGCCAGCGTCCGTCGGACCAGTTGCCCTCGGCGAAAATTGTGCTGTCTCCCAAGTGGAGAACAATGCCGGCAGTGCCGTCGATCTCGGCGTGGAAAACGGGCATGGGCGCAGTGTTGTCTGCCTCAGAAACGCCCGCGGCCACAATCGTTCCGTACTGGCCCGGGCCGCGCACCCGGAACTTGGCATGAATAACCAGCTCGTCGAGTGCGCCTGCCATGGCCGCATCTCGATCCGAGAGGCGCATCGCCGCGAACGGCACGAGCGGACGCG from Trueperella bialowiezensis encodes the following:
- a CDS encoding AAA family ATPase, whose translation is MQFRRLEFSALGPFPGKHLINFDELMASGLFLFDGPTGAGKSSIIDAIVFALYGKVAGDESDDSRIRSAYADDRTESYADLIFTLPSGIYRVRRSPAWQRKKKRGEGTTPVASTANLWRLSEAVLGDDDPAGEHIASGARDVGEALSPLLSLTRKQFVQTIVLPQGQFAQFLRLSSTERSALLETLFDTEDYRTFALELKKAADAAQADVTAAQAEAERALHAWCDIDGLAEKFDVENLAFTDVDDDTPLTFIAKADAELAGQSAAAKTLATKAKQTYDSAVQKRQKAEELRRALTDLATLKARRDELSAQADNISELRERVALHHKVATAVDRLDSADAARAALESATTGLPDGAGDLVAAIEAGNVDRLAVLADELVTTTGTEIGKLTKKAGALDAVVVLEEGLERRRAELAALTTDADKLGQDIAKLNRELEAFPEQLAVLDKQVAAARADGETAPAREAELNTLQALRTQLENLARVSDQVAKARERHERADSQHREQLVRVRALTDLWRESTAANLAEELVENEPCPVCGSVSHPHPATPGAESATLADVQAAEEALAPLAKELEVAANDHAKLKGNEEELRNVTGSAELADVDQQIDTASQQLASAQAAKKLETKLLGQRVERERAHQQREKQLAQLQQDLRALNERNAIAAKSLADDSAAVAQARGSHESVAALRADLLAKESELSELRARGQLIGERARAYDTARVQAHEALDAAGLDAGQARAGFLAAEALAQAEAAISEHDKAVAAVQAQLADKRFADVTGTEEPDVAGAQQAEIEADREYQEAQRAHTLAENRSSASARLRKKITKEHNTWKQAVANAGPALRLSSIANAESQSLSKIRLSTWVLLRRFEQIVDRANEHLREFSFGRYELARTDDADGERKTGLGLEIIHHDSGPRGDHRRGIGTLSGGETFYTSLALALALSEVVQAENGGIRMETLIIDEGFGSLSSEYLQSIMDTLGKLRKGGRTVGIVSHVDELKSMISDRVSVRPLPDGGSTLAVIAGN
- a CDS encoding exonuclease SbcCD subunit D, producing the protein MRFLHTSDWHLGRRLHGADLTPAFEAWTDHVVELVATQDIDALLISGDVYDRGIPPVDMVELLSDTLARACEHTRVIIISGNHDSPQRLGFGANLMRPGLHFYTDSRRAHIPVVIPDSEGNPGAYVYPIPYLDPDAERARLADDPAEPLERSHTAVVGKVLDNIRTDLAARTNGGGQKRPYGIVMAHAFVVGAEESDSERDITVGGAGQIPASLFDIPGIDYVALGHLHGPQRVGGPNRADGQPLIRYSGSPIAFSFSEQNHRKSSVIVDTQAKDPIELIPAPVYRKLATITGTLEELLSDKFADYRDHFLRVIVTDPDRPADLFAKLTRHFPHVLEHQHLTDSTAVSLAELEAIRSEPLAVLREFFETSGGRKLTEVELSLIADTWDAVRQAHAVS
- the hisN gene encoding histidinol-phosphatase, with amino-acid sequence MNIPRYSDDLQVALGIADRVDVFTMQRFRAADLTVETKPDMSPVSDADRGAERLIRDMLGQFRSRDAILGEEEGETGVSGRRWIIDPIDGTKNFVRGVPVWATLIALEEKGEIVLGIVSAPALKQRWYAAKGLGAYNGRSATSARRLSVSNVHKIEDASFSYSSLGGWSQRNQLRGFMRLAQSCWRTRAYGDFWSYMLVAEGAVDVAAEPELELYDMAALVPIVTEAGGRFTSLDGTDGPWGGNAIASNGRLHSAALEILDSVRDDDA
- the rsgA gene encoding ribosome small subunit-dependent GTPase A → MRRDIGTDDPRVRVRPGKRSRPRTKIRPDYSNARRGRVFRVDRGRYHVTMLDDGTKVTAVKAKELPRGAIVVGDVVAMTGDLSGRKDTLARITEVDERRTALRRSAEETEAAGTERVIVANADQLVIVTAIAQPEPRPGMIDRLLVAAYDAGMTPILLLTKEDLGDPSTLQDLYAPLDLDIYTSAIDEVAGTAEITEIAQALEGHVSVLVGHSGVGKSTLINELVPAADRATGDVNEVTGRGRHTSTSAMAFPLAEGGVVIDTPGVRTFGLAHVEPEDLLRGFPDLQEIADDCPRGCEHADASIDCAFDDALAQASDGRLRARVDSFRRLLASRTAMEPDWA
- the aroA gene encoding 3-phosphoshikimate 1-carboxyvinyltransferase produces the protein MTWAAPHCETVTATVELPGSKSLTNRYLVLAALGDKPTTIHHPLVARDTELMAGALEALGAAIERSDDDTVWTVHPGAFRGGRVDCGLAGTVMRFIPPLAAFASEPVTFDGDPAARVRPMSAIVGALRDLGVQVDAASYDGAPVLPITVRGTGEVSGGQLEIDASASSQFVSALLLAAPRMTRGLDLRHVGGTLPSQPHIDMTVTVLREAGIDVVAEPTRWIVTPGIPRLPDVTIEPDLSNAGAFLAAAMVTGGSVSVPRWPEHTTQPGDAYRQIFADMGGHVSLDDGVLSVTGPQQLVPYDADMNDVGELVPTVAAVAAFAPGTSRLRNIGQLRGHETNRLAAIVTELGKVGVPAREEGDDLVITGTPTRAAVIESYDDHRMATFGAILGLRIPGIRVTNIDTTAKTLPGFANMWTAAFGEACDHEA
- a CDS encoding DoxX family protein: MITALARPLLAAPFIASGLDAVMNPEEHREAANRAFDAVGMPLPSKTSIDLVTRATGVAFTVAGLCLARGKMPRTSALALGAMYAPISLARNPFWTQEGRERRDSISALISAAGLIGGAFIASQDRGGKPSLGWRAQQIAKNASEAVSERVHTGERR
- a CDS encoding alpha/beta fold hydrolase, whose amino-acid sequence is MDLPLAYTRVGSGPLVILCHGVTDSAAALADLACRLADQYTVASIDSLGHGLSRRMTTAELADPMSAALSALEDTVAGLVEAFGPAVGIGHSMGGALVTRLAALRPELFAGVIGEDPAWLSPEQAHAYAAAATRSVDAQLAIRRDPAAALEANRQEYPAWPGAERAGWLAGKLQVDLDFLATGEVGYTDWRSWVPKLAVPTLIVTGDSADVILGQRGLDEIGALGNANIEGQVLPGTGHCVRRDDADAFDHLVRGFLERVHQGGSTPSATQTTNLTPTASYTPTASYTSATSTTSTPIASTGQLPAWQCTGTFTTGPVLTGDADDGRWTLAVRDGALRLWGTGFDYDIEDAHILGDHAITIVAGDYTRVFLDGYEVWASEIRLTGTPTVRQGRLTELSIPAGSPDAVATRVRDAAPLPRPLVPFAAMRLSDRDAAMAGALDELVIHAKFRVRGPGQYGTIVAAGVSEADNTAPMPVFHAEIDGTAGIVLHLGDSTIFAEGNWSDGRWHHLALAFTRGAIQIWVDGWLHAHEPGTAPAFTALAIGQDLAGHRLMGEVGGGGIYRPLSDQQIALLAGRPTLSQVPVFDAYPTGAFHRIPALTRTSRGTLLAFADRRRDLPNDAPNATDLVLRRSFDDGATWQPVQVVASFPGEGTDGVAVTDAAAVEDSTGTIHVLADFYAAHTGLLNARPGPGMDERGVWLHDSAGTQYFLPGRWPAAPTGVVDADGNPTDWEVSPDGALTKNEAPAGNVLIDSELLAYKTAHIGVWSSDDDGATWSPMRLITDQVKEPWMTFLGIGPGNGIRLASGRLVVACYFSTEDGTQHSAATLLSDDDGATWQRGPSPNDDRLVAGEHVDPRTFTDPSLTMTESALVEMGGRLEMFSRSQHPRVLRTYSTDSGNTWAEVVEDPQLREIFCQPAATVTSDGALVFANASRMLPYRGCGTVYRLDDGRWVERAINPRHHGYQALAALDDGDVAMLWERETAGVWFTRIPASIFQ